A segment of the Blastocatellia bacterium genome:
AAAGAGGACCCCCTGCGCTTTGTCTCCTTGATGGCCTGGCTGCGGCACGCGGGCGACCGAGTCCCCTTGGCCGCCCTGCTCTCACACCCCGTGTCCACAGAAAACTCCTGCTCGTCGCACCAACACGTTATTTGAAACGATCACCTCGAACGTGAAGCGCCTTTGGTTTCAACGCGAAGCGAAGCCGCTCGTTGCCGCGCGTTGACAAACCAAGGCATCTATGTTACAAAGTCGTGCTGTTTGAAGGAGCACCGCACGCCGACGCACGACGCCGTATGCCGGAAGAGAAGAAGGACAAACCGACGCCCAAAGGGGCTCCTGCGACGAAAGCGTCCCCGACGCTCCCGATCGTTGAGATGAGTGACGATCCCATTCTGAACAAATTACGGGAGCGGTTCCCGGGAGCCGTCCTCGACGCCGTGGAGGTTCTGGGCATGCCCACGCTCACGATCGCGCGGGAGCACATCGTGGAGGTTTGTCGCTTCCTTCGGGATGACCCGGACGCGCAGTTCGATTTCCTCACCGATTTGACGGCCCGGCACATCCCGGACGCGGAGCAGCCTTTTCAGGTGATCTATCACCTCTACTCCTTTCCGCGGAATGTGCGATGGCGATTGAAAGTGAATCTGGCCGAAGGGGACGCATGTCCGAGCGTTGTCTCTGTGTGGAGCGCGGCCAATTGGATGGAGCGGGAGGCGTACGATCTGGTCGGCGTGCGATTCGAAGGGCATCCCGATCTGCGGCGATTGCTCCTGCCGGAAGATTGGGAGGGGCATCCCCTGCGGAAAGATTATCCACTCGAATTCCGTTACAATCGCTGGTGCGAGAAGCACCTGAACATGATCGAATTCCGCGAGGGGACTGAATACAGCGGGAGATTCGAATAATGCACAAACCGGAGATCGCCATCACGCGGGAACGCCTGCTCGCCGCGCGCGAGATGGTACTCAACATGGGGCCGCAGCACCCTTCGACGCACGGTGTGCTGCGAGTGATCTTGAAGCTCGACGGCGAGACAGTCATTGATCTGGACTGCGACATCGGGTATCTGCATCGCGGCGTGGAGAAGATTTGCGAGAACCGCACCTACGTCCACATTGAGCCTTACTTCGACCGACTCGATTACGTGGCGGCCGTCTCCAATGACCTCTGCTATGTGGAGACGGTCGAGAAGATCGCTGGGATCGAAGTGCCGGAGAAAGCCCGATATATTCGCGTGATCCTGACGGAGCTGCAGCGGATCGCCAGCCATCTGCTTTGGCTCGGTACTCACGCGATGGACATCGGAGCGGTCACGATCTTCCTCTACGCGTTTCGAGAGCGAGAGGAGATCCTGAAGATCTTCGAGAACTATTTCGGCGCGCGGTTGACGGCCAACGCCTTTCGCATCGGCGGTCTGCAGTACGACATCTACGATGGCTTCGAGGAACAGGTGCGGGCTTTCTGTCGCATCCTGCCGGAACGGCTCAAGGAGTATGAGACCATCCTTAACGAGAATCGCATCTGGCTCCAACGCACTGTAGGGATCGGCATCCTCACGGCAGAGGAAGCGAAAGATCTGGGGGTCACGGGGCCGATCCTGCGCGCCTCTGGGGTCAAGTGGGATATTCGTAAGGCCTTCCCCTATGAGATCTACGATCAGGTCGAGTTCGATATCCCGGTGGGAGAGAACGGAGACACCTACGATCGGTATCTCGTACGCATGGAGGAGATGCGCCAGAGTCGCTTGATCATCCTCCAGTGCCTCGACAAGTTGAAGAAGTTGCATCCG
Coding sequences within it:
- a CDS encoding NADH-quinone oxidoreductase subunit C, translated to MPTLTIAREHIVEVCRFLRDDPDAQFDFLTDLTARHIPDAEQPFQVIYHLYSFPRNVRWRLKVNLAEGDACPSVVSVWSAANWMEREAYDLVGVRFEGHPDLRRLLLPEDWEGHPLRKDYPLEFRYNRWCEKHLNMIEFREGTEYSGRFE
- a CDS encoding NADH-quinone oxidoreductase subunit D, which produces MHKPEIAITRERLLAAREMVLNMGPQHPSTHGVLRVILKLDGETVIDLDCDIGYLHRGVEKICENRTYVHIEPYFDRLDYVAAVSNDLCYVETVEKIAGIEVPEKARYIRVILTELQRIASHLLWLGTHAMDIGAVTIFLYAFREREEILKIFENYFGARLTANAFRIGGLQYDIYDGFEEQVRAFCRILPERLKEYETILNENRIWLQRTVGIGILTAEEAKDLGVTGPILRASGVKWDIRKAFPYEIYDQVEFDIPVGENGDTYDRYLVRMEEMRQSRLIILQCLDKLKKLHPGPVLGKVPKIIRPPVGEVYHSIESPKGELGIYLVSNGTSFPERLRIRPPSLINLQALKKMAIGHLVADVVALIGSIDIVLGEVDR